The following coding sequences lie in one Pseudorca crassidens isolate mPseCra1 chromosome 2, mPseCra1.hap1, whole genome shotgun sequence genomic window:
- the PRELP gene encoding prolargin translates to MRSSLCWLLPLLLILASEVQGQPTRRPRPRPRLQPRPKLRPTPSFPQPHEPLEPTDLPPPLPPGPPSIFPDCPRECYCPPDFPSALYCDSRNLRKVPLIPSRIHYLYLQNNFITELPVESFKNATGLRWINLDNNRIRKVDQKVLEKLPSLVFLYMEKNHLEEVPSALPQNLEQLRLSQNHISRIPPGVFSKLEKLVLLDLQHNRLSDGVFKPDTFQGLKNLMQLNLAHNILRKMPPKIPVAIHQLYLDSNKIETIPSGYFKGFPNLAFIRLNYNKLSDRGLPRNSFNISNLLVLHLSHNKISNVPAISNKLEHLYLNNNSIEQINGTQICPKDLVAFHDFSSDLENVPHLRYLRLDGNYLKPPIPLDLMMCFRLLQSVII, encoded by the exons ATGAGGTCATCCCTCTGCTGGCTCCTCCCACTTCTCCTCATCTTGGCCTCAGAGGTCCAAGGCCAGCCAACAAGACGACCAAGACCCAGACCAAGGCTCCAGCCCAGACCCAAACTCAGGCCCACACCCAGCTTTCCTCAGCCCCATGAGCCATTGGAGCCTACAGacctgcctcctcccctcccaccaggCCCTCCATCTATCTTTCCTGACTGTCCCCGGGAGTGCTATTGCCCCCCTGATTTCCCGTCTGCCCTCTACTGTGACAGCCGCAATCTTCGAAAGGTCCCTCTCATCCCATCCCGCATCCATTACCTCTATCTCCAGAACAACTTCATAACCGAGCTCCCAGTGGAGTCCTTCAAGAACGCCACGGGCCTGAGGTGGATCAACCTGGACAACAACCGAATTCGCAAGGTGGACCAGAAAGTGCTAGAGAAACTACCCAGCCTGGTGTTCCTCTACATGGAAAAGAACCACCTTGAAGAGGTGCCCTCGGCTCTGCCCCAGAACTTAGAGCAGCTGAGGCTAAGCCAGAACCATATCTCCAGAATCCCACCCGGCGTCTTCAGCAAGCTGGAGAAACTGGTGCTCCTGGATCTCCAACACAACAGGCTAAGCGACGGCGTCTTCAAGCCCGACACCTTCCAGGGCCTTAAaaacctcatgcagctcaacctGGCTCACAACATCTTGAGAAAGATGCCACCCAAGATCCCTGTGGCCATTCACCAGCTCTACCTGGACAGCAACAAAATCGAGACCATCCCCAGTGGATACTTCAAGGGCTTCCCCAACCTGGCCTTCATTCGCCTCAACTACAACAAGCTCTCAGACAGGGGCCTCCCCAGGAACTCCTTTAACATCTCCAACCTCCTCGTGCTCCACCTGTCGCACAACAAGATCAGCAATGTGCCTGCCATCAGCAACAAGCTGGAGCACCTGTACCTCAACAACAACAGCATCGAGC AAATCAATGGGACCCAGATTTGCCCCAAAGATCTAGTTGCCTTCCACGACTTCTCCTCGGATCTGGAGAACGTGCCACACCTCCGCTACCTGCGGCTGGATGGAAACTACCTGAAGCCACCCATCCCGCTGGACCTCATGATGTGCTTCCGCCTGCTGCAATCTGTGATCATCTAG